In Cryptomeria japonica chromosome 10, Sugi_1.0, whole genome shotgun sequence, a genomic segment contains:
- the LOC131855770 gene encoding uncharacterized protein LOC131855770 — protein sequence MNFHEMGSSRKALQSSWVKRLRPREVQGTWVVSPKSRPASAPVFRQEKEESEGKASSSTSRCVIHPLVLPKVESVFDEPVKRMRVSPSASVDSKDLVTETQVVASFGPFQVRARSLVPLKEKKQQQQAEMGRTAALAPAEHWKQYFLGRERELTVVTEPNPSATAWSRRMIKPCSEDRQDNRGGLLGSEIDSTYSPRNKEIMIDRRNKHANPNPLFGSESDQLRSNKQMLEQFEWQSPEKNKWNNPGFCKEIVPSSGEHVITGNQKMDRIGYERRPEAPAFATAFRRSNANAVNCFSGFGLHATSNDLPYRFPVLKQTLVPENCSNHRFMDQQATWKPEAFPSVKANSLEPGSSRKEHCQGPPPMLESHKYGIGQGSGRLNCMENYPIHSSNYPRSARQRDEIILPDSSSTVSLPNELHHRKDVLEPDVHPGSGTSFRESHVAYYRPIQERDYLEPESNSSHHSNCPGLDQEDNSTRLANRKTRLSKEFSKANDGWSDIKGKGTNFENPLTEQRHAIEGSTGNVVHYKSCDSALNRNFQVGEALLHFQT from the exons ATGAACTTTCATGAAATGGGCAGCAGCAGAAAGGCTTTGCAGTCTTCATGGGTGAAGAGGCTGCGGCCCAGAGAGGTACAGGGGACATGGGTTGTTAGCCCTAAGAGTCGTCCTGCTTCTGCTCCTGTTTTTCGCCAAGAGAAGGAAGAAAGTGAAGGGAAAGCATCGTCTTCCACATCCAGGTGTGTGATCCATCCCCTTGTGCTTCCCAAGGTTGAGAGTGTGTTTGACGAGCCAGTTAAGCGTATGAGGGTTTCACCTTCTGCTTCTGTGGACAGCAAAGATCTGGTTACAGAGACACAGGTGGTTGCTAGCTTTGGACCATTCCAGGTCAGGGCAAGGTCCCTCGTACCGCTCAAGGAAAAGAAGCAACAGCAGCAGGCTGAGATGGGTAGGACAGCAGCATTAGCTCCTGCTGAACACTGGAAACAGTATTttctagggagagagagagagctgaCTGTGGTTACTGAGCCGAACCCGTCTGCAACAGCATGGAGCAGAAGAATGATCAAACCCTGCAGCGAAGACAGGCAAGATAATAGAGGTGGGTTATTAGGTTCTGAAATTGATTCTACTTATTCGCCTAGGAACAAGGAAATAATGATTGATCGGAGAAACAAGCATGCCAATCCTAATCCCTTATTTGGCTCCGAATCGGATCAACTCAGGTCTAATAAACAGATGTTGGAACAATTTGAGTGGCAGAGTCCAGAAAAGAATAAGTGGAACAATCCgggattttgcaaagaaattgtaCCTTCATCTGGAGAACATGTCATCACTGGTAATCAGAAAATGGATAGAATTGGGTATGAAAGGCGGCCTGAAGCGCCGGCTTTTGCCACTGCATTTCGCAGGAGCAATGCCAATGCCGTGAATTGTTTTAGTGGCTTTGGACTGCATGCAACATCAAATGATTTGCCATACCGCTTTCCTGTTTTGAAACAGACACTGGTCCCAGAGAATTGCAGCAATCACCGTTTTATGGATCAGCAGGCAACATGGAAGCCTGAAGCATTTCCAAGTGTAAAGGCCAATTCTCTCGAGCCAGGAAGTTCCAGAAAAGAGCATTGCCAGGGACCTCCACCGATGCTTGAATCTCACAAGTATGGGATTGGGCAAGGAAGTGGAAGGCTTAATTGCATGGAAAATTATCCCATCCATAGCTCAAATTACCCACGCTCCGCACGCCAGAGAGATGAAATAATATTGCCCGACTCTTCTTCAACTGTAAGTTTGCCCAATGAATTGCATCATCGAAAAGATGTACTTGAGCCTGATGTTCATCCAGGATCAGGAACTTCATTCAGAGAGAGTCATGTTGCTTATTATAGGCCCATACAAGAAAGGGACTACCTGGAGCCGGAATCCAATTCCTCACACCATTCCAACTGCCCTGGTCTTGATCAAGAAGATAACTCTACGAGACTTGCAAATAGAAAGACTAGATTATCAAAGGAATTTAGTAAAGCTAACGATGGATGGTCAGATATCAAAGGCAAAGGCACAAACTTTGAAAACCCATTGACAGAACAGAGGCATGCCATTGAAGGCAGTACAG GTAATGTGGTACATTACAAGTCTTGTGATAGTGCTCTTAATCGAAATTTTCAGGTTGGTGAAGCTCTACTCCATTTTCAAACTTGA